The Alteromonas stellipolaris genome includes a region encoding these proteins:
- a CDS encoding DUF3857 and transglutaminase domain-containing protein → MAVYIRVFVIFLSFLVITNASAESTSIGPDVETLLALKTDAIEYAESGAVILSRKTEITVDEQRLESTKYYRAIYIASEEAVSDYSKLVNSFNAYYHTSSIDFARVIAADGQIFNMQDDAISEVAANNDDYLDDMKRIEFAVPQLKVGNIIEYQINEKQTKAIIDGEWFTGIRFNHVKFLPQKNWVRIDPILTSLTILTIPNSVDLYIESRNTDLSPLVTKSGSTTQYEWKMDKLEGIEIESGMPPIDETLPLVYVSTMNNWKTVDDWYWDLFKPSLMPADNVTALANELFSGQDTQTGKVKAVFDYMQKNVRYIGAHVNRGGYQPHTAQEVLQNAYGDCKDQTTLIVALLNEAGIKASPALVNTYNGSVVFDDLPALNFNHMITYVTTDEGSYWLDTSGQTGTFPGLSAMLGGKRTFVITGNAGQLVEVPHVDPEENVAKVAVDYSLNDSALSASVKMSFDGQVETNLRNYYQFSPEKRAVVEQLLSPFVHDNRVTSFTATDPADSATPFEIEGKFVDLLSITEDISRFHYSMNYAQILKVFTGFSIMEPVSERAQDLYIQIPITVELFITYPAPWSDAELVQNGPASNYQNPFFEITHTAQPSDNEVTSTSKFVLYAQTIPVEEYAAFFNAIDAFQKGSESMFVYDKVMATSPQSHEALSIEEQIAHSRALLDSGRFDEALEYVTELANGNKDNGEVQFLLGIVHGFNGKDALSEAAFERAESLGYQY, encoded by the coding sequence ATGGCAGTATATATCCGAGTGTTCGTTATCTTTTTGAGTTTCTTAGTGATAACTAACGCAAGTGCAGAATCGACTAGTATTGGTCCCGACGTCGAGACCTTATTAGCACTTAAAACAGACGCTATAGAATATGCAGAGAGCGGGGCAGTAATACTCAGTCGCAAAACCGAAATTACGGTTGACGAGCAACGCTTAGAGTCTACCAAATATTACCGCGCTATCTATATTGCAAGCGAAGAAGCGGTATCTGACTATTCAAAATTAGTTAACTCGTTCAATGCTTATTACCATACTAGTAGTATCGATTTTGCTCGGGTAATTGCTGCTGATGGTCAAATTTTCAATATGCAAGACGATGCTATCTCTGAGGTGGCAGCGAATAACGACGATTACCTTGATGATATGAAGCGAATTGAGTTCGCTGTGCCTCAGTTAAAAGTGGGTAATATTATCGAGTACCAAATTAACGAAAAGCAGACCAAAGCGATTATCGATGGTGAATGGTTCACCGGCATTCGCTTTAACCACGTAAAGTTTTTGCCGCAGAAAAACTGGGTGCGAATCGATCCTATTCTGACCTCGTTAACAATACTCACTATTCCAAATTCCGTTGATTTATATATCGAAAGTCGAAACACTGATTTGTCTCCGCTTGTGACGAAAAGTGGAAGCACAACGCAATACGAGTGGAAAATGGATAAGTTAGAAGGTATTGAAATTGAGTCTGGCATGCCGCCAATCGATGAAACCTTACCCCTCGTTTACGTCTCTACTATGAACAATTGGAAAACAGTAGATGATTGGTACTGGGACTTATTCAAGCCAAGCCTGATGCCAGCAGATAATGTTACCGCGTTAGCGAATGAACTGTTCAGTGGCCAAGATACCCAGACCGGCAAAGTAAAAGCGGTGTTTGATTACATGCAAAAAAATGTTCGTTATATAGGTGCGCATGTTAACCGTGGAGGCTACCAACCTCATACTGCACAAGAAGTGCTACAGAACGCCTACGGCGATTGTAAAGACCAAACCACTCTTATTGTTGCTCTGCTCAACGAAGCCGGTATTAAAGCATCGCCAGCGTTAGTTAATACTTACAACGGAAGTGTTGTATTTGATGATTTACCAGCACTTAACTTTAACCATATGATCACCTACGTGACCACGGATGAAGGTAGTTATTGGCTAGATACTAGTGGTCAAACGGGCACTTTCCCGGGATTGAGCGCCATGCTTGGGGGCAAACGTACATTCGTGATAACTGGCAACGCGGGTCAGCTCGTGGAAGTTCCCCATGTTGACCCTGAAGAGAATGTGGCAAAAGTGGCGGTTGATTATTCACTGAATGATTCTGCATTAAGCGCATCAGTGAAGATGAGTTTTGACGGTCAAGTGGAAACGAATCTTCGAAATTATTATCAATTTTCGCCAGAAAAGCGCGCTGTAGTAGAGCAACTTCTGTCGCCATTTGTTCACGATAATCGAGTAACGTCGTTTACAGCAACTGATCCTGCAGACTCTGCCACACCTTTTGAAATAGAAGGGAAGTTTGTAGATTTACTTTCTATTACCGAAGACATTTCTCGTTTTCATTACAGCATGAACTATGCGCAAATTTTAAAAGTCTTTACCGGTTTTTCTATCATGGAACCTGTATCTGAGCGTGCTCAAGACCTATATATACAAATACCCATTACGGTAGAACTTTTTATTACTTATCCAGCCCCTTGGTCAGATGCAGAACTAGTGCAAAATGGGCCTGCCAGTAATTATCAAAACCCATTTTTTGAAATTACACATACTGCGCAGCCTAGTGACAACGAGGTAACAAGTACCTCAAAGTTTGTACTGTATGCGCAAACCATACCGGTTGAAGAATATGCGGCCTTTTTTAATGCTATTGATGCCTTTCAAAAAGGCAGCGAGAGTATGTTCGTCTATGACAAGGTGATGGCAACATCACCGCAAAGCCACGAAGCGTTATCGATAGAAGAGCAAATAGCGCACTCGCGAGCCTTACTTGATAGTGGGCGCTTTGACGAGGCGTTGGAATATGTTACCGAACTTGCTAATGGCAACAAAGATAATGGGGAAGTGCAGTTTTTACTGGGTATTGTGCATGGTTTCAATGGCAAAGACGCGCTGTCTGAAGCGGCGTTCGAGCGTGCTGAATCGCTTGGCTATCAGTATTAG
- a CDS encoding response regulator has protein sequence MTHSSEAQIILYITEPQSDEIVLEVIKKHFDDYVTCDSLRDLCKLLIDSKPKVLLLTGDSLEKSLFTYYRTLEALKSYHLCNHKIVSLIPRQFEREAYEAHAAGIIDDYMIARPVYELHRIILICEHLFSELGVHVQDKEMLAQQTYFSKIDHFDDKMKQALKQGLDYKNQLQLEFESSIVEIENALERAVTRVEMEQSVDLDIAKLQETLSKIKSDQIRPELIKLQARAISLLEKTLDLKTAELTSKTNAEEATTGASTETSADEKDKGYVFNRLYNQDIDPEKILAKKNDAPSILVVEDDIISIQLTKRLIDRYKMHCDTVTTGRQAFASLTAKKYDLVLMDVNLPDTNGIYIVGQANSEQSLNADTPIIMLSGDKHKATVTKAMQKGAKGYIIKPLQKSSFDRLIEKYIPKA, from the coding sequence ATGACTCACTCCAGTGAAGCCCAAATTATACTCTACATTACAGAGCCGCAAAGTGACGAAATCGTTCTTGAGGTTATTAAGAAGCACTTTGATGACTACGTTACCTGTGATTCTTTAAGAGACTTATGCAAGCTATTAATTGATTCTAAGCCCAAAGTGCTTTTGCTGACAGGCGACTCATTAGAGAAAAGCTTGTTTACTTATTACCGCACACTGGAAGCACTAAAATCATACCATCTATGCAACCACAAGATAGTTAGTTTAATACCTCGTCAGTTTGAAAGAGAAGCTTATGAAGCCCATGCGGCTGGGATTATCGATGATTACATGATTGCCCGGCCGGTTTATGAACTACATCGCATTATATTAATTTGCGAACATTTATTCAGCGAACTAGGGGTGCATGTTCAAGATAAAGAGATGCTGGCTCAACAAACCTACTTTAGCAAAATCGACCATTTTGATGACAAAATGAAGCAGGCTTTAAAACAAGGCCTAGACTACAAAAATCAATTACAGTTAGAGTTTGAAAGCTCTATTGTAGAAATTGAAAACGCATTAGAACGCGCAGTAACACGGGTAGAAATGGAGCAGTCCGTAGACCTTGATATTGCCAAGTTACAAGAGACCCTATCTAAAATAAAGTCAGACCAAATTCGCCCAGAGCTAATTAAACTGCAAGCAAGGGCAATTAGCTTATTAGAAAAAACCCTTGATTTAAAAACCGCAGAATTAACGTCAAAGACTAACGCTGAAGAAGCAACGACAGGTGCGAGCACTGAAACAAGCGCAGACGAAAAAGACAAGGGCTATGTCTTTAACCGACTATACAACCAAGATATCGACCCTGAAAAAATACTGGCAAAAAAGAACGACGCGCCCTCTATTCTTGTGGTTGAGGATGACATTATTAGCATTCAATTAACTAAGCGATTGATTGATAGATATAAGATGCATTGCGATACCGTTACCACAGGCAGGCAAGCCTTCGCTTCTTTGACCGCCAAAAAGTACGATCTTGTGCTGATGGATGTGAATTTACCAGACACTAACGGCATCTACATTGTAGGCCAGGCTAACTCGGAGCAAAGCCTAAATGCTGACACACCAATTATTATGTTGTCGGGGGATAAACATAAAGCCACGGTGACTAAAGCGATGCAAAAGGGAGCTAAGGGTTACATTATTAAGCCCCTGCAAAAAAGCTCGTTTGATAGGTTAATTGAAAAATATATCCCTAAGGCTTAA
- a CDS encoding ATP-binding protein → MTIKDIEINRDLKKTQSLINLFYHPVLVVNNDLDILASNNKLNESEALSSNLPIIIDAIVPLLNGEQELAFCVIEGEEKLCTAMPMEHGRTLVKIARSKPSALAKRYYNLVTAIDKIPDAAIICSDGKIDLVNEQFQNIFPFCGNKSLNGVPLDSILNDFSDYFAQGDSHLQAVTYRFLRRKFNSKQEMSLSFTAPDGQFYEYRDNLTFTGGRVGLIINESQIKGLNEQLEISFNEATALSNAKSNFMAAMSHEVRTPLNGIIGLLDLCEHQEEFKGNELLKRVSKSSISLLSLINDVLDFTKFDANMVQLSPSDVNLRVLCEELINTFYGQAKQQNVELTLFVDPVISRIVSVDELRLTQVLTNLISNGLKFNQKLNATLRLEVLQDDLTNYIHFNVIDNGIGIESTKVHTIFDRFTQANDDIHKTFGGTGLGLSICQKIVQLMGGGIYVDSELGKGSTFVVQLPLEACSAPEIELAPANLDTFTFETNSAVFFNDLNRYAQRFHFKAILTDALPSNALPNHFYLLDASSGCETELINIEQALQDNRPPIPVHQIALLVDNVNMHAQLTIKQIHLAPLKLAELLSLAAPHCPSLSATAASMSPKNISDRLRILVVEDNPDNIYVLKKQFDALNIKASFAMSAEEAIIFFEQQPFNVVISDYQMPVITGGELIGILRCLEESEQRPKSTMLILTADNSKQCQAHCNEVGVDRILMKPLTLQTLADLISRLNSEQSALTSSVETVTDEHDAENLLFEADFFDDSSEVNSKVDSTRVFDISALTEIVGDISPQEEYDYLCGFEQSLSKDLPLMLDVVDVEDWQTLSKFAHRLKSSARIVGAYHLSQKCETVEHIGRQIPAEPLILLDWEEMKLAIEELITHIRKYLENHDSLQ, encoded by the coding sequence ATGACTATAAAAGATATTGAAATTAATAGAGACCTGAAAAAAACCCAAAGTCTCATAAATCTGTTTTATCATCCCGTGCTTGTGGTTAATAACGACTTGGACATTCTGGCTTCAAATAATAAGTTGAATGAAAGTGAGGCACTGTCTTCCAATTTGCCAATTATTATAGATGCCATAGTACCTTTGCTAAACGGCGAGCAAGAACTGGCTTTTTGCGTGATAGAAGGCGAAGAAAAACTGTGCACGGCCATGCCCATGGAACATGGGAGGACTCTAGTTAAAATTGCTCGTTCTAAGCCATCTGCGCTAGCAAAACGATACTATAACTTGGTTACCGCAATCGATAAGATACCCGATGCCGCAATAATTTGTAGTGACGGAAAGATTGACCTAGTTAATGAGCAATTCCAAAACATATTCCCTTTTTGCGGGAACAAAAGTTTAAACGGTGTGCCATTAGATTCCATTCTTAACGATTTTAGTGACTATTTCGCACAAGGGGATAGCCATCTACAGGCTGTTACCTATCGCTTTTTACGACGGAAATTTAATAGTAAGCAAGAGATGTCTTTGTCGTTCACAGCGCCCGACGGACAATTCTATGAGTATCGCGATAATCTCACTTTCACAGGTGGACGTGTTGGCCTCATTATCAATGAGTCACAAATAAAAGGGCTGAACGAGCAACTCGAAATCTCTTTTAATGAAGCCACCGCACTTAGCAATGCAAAAAGCAACTTCATGGCAGCAATGAGTCATGAGGTACGCACCCCATTAAATGGCATTATAGGTCTGCTAGATTTATGCGAGCATCAAGAAGAGTTTAAAGGGAATGAGCTATTAAAAAGAGTGTCTAAAAGCTCTATCTCGCTGTTAAGCCTCATCAATGATGTTTTAGATTTCACTAAGTTTGATGCCAATATGGTACAGCTCTCGCCGTCAGACGTTAATTTGAGAGTACTGTGTGAAGAGCTAATTAACACCTTCTATGGACAGGCAAAGCAGCAAAATGTGGAACTTACGTTGTTTGTCGATCCCGTCATATCTCGAATTGTTAGTGTAGATGAACTTCGCCTTACCCAAGTACTCACAAACCTTATTAGCAATGGTCTGAAATTTAATCAAAAGCTAAATGCAACACTTCGCCTTGAGGTATTGCAAGATGATTTAACCAACTACATTCACTTCAACGTTATTGATAATGGGATTGGGATAGAGAGTACTAAAGTACATACGATTTTTGATCGCTTCACCCAAGCTAATGATGATATTCACAAAACGTTTGGTGGCACCGGGCTTGGGTTAAGCATCTGTCAGAAAATAGTACAGTTAATGGGTGGCGGTATCTATGTAGACAGTGAGCTAGGCAAAGGCTCTACCTTTGTGGTGCAACTACCATTAGAAGCCTGTTCTGCGCCGGAAATAGAGCTAGCGCCAGCAAATTTAGACACGTTCACTTTTGAAACTAACAGCGCGGTATTTTTTAACGACCTCAATCGCTATGCACAGCGATTCCACTTTAAGGCCATCTTAACAGACGCCTTACCCAGTAACGCATTGCCAAACCACTTCTACTTACTGGATGCATCTAGCGGCTGTGAAACCGAATTGATTAATATTGAACAGGCATTGCAAGATAACAGGCCTCCTATCCCTGTGCATCAAATCGCGCTGCTCGTGGATAATGTGAATATGCATGCCCAGTTAACTATTAAGCAAATTCATCTCGCTCCACTCAAGTTAGCCGAATTGTTAAGCCTAGCAGCACCACACTGCCCTTCCTTGTCGGCTACTGCTGCAAGTATGTCACCCAAAAACATTTCCGACCGATTGCGAATTTTAGTAGTAGAGGACAACCCAGATAATATTTACGTGCTCAAAAAACAGTTTGATGCGCTGAACATTAAAGCAAGCTTTGCAATGTCTGCTGAAGAAGCGATTATTTTCTTCGAACAACAGCCGTTCAATGTGGTTATTAGCGATTACCAGATGCCCGTCATTACTGGTGGAGAACTGATTGGTATTTTGCGATGTTTAGAAGAAAGTGAACAGCGACCCAAGTCTACCATGCTAATCCTTACCGCCGACAATTCTAAGCAGTGTCAGGCTCACTGTAACGAGGTGGGTGTCGATAGAATCTTAATGAAGCCCTTAACCTTGCAAACCCTAGCAGATTTAATTAGCCGTCTTAACAGCGAACAATCCGCCCTGACTTCCTCTGTGGAAACCGTCACAGATGAACACGATGCGGAAAATCTCCTCTTTGAAGCGGACTTTTTTGATGACAGTAGTGAGGTTAATAGTAAGGTTGATTCTACGCGTGTTTTTGATATTTCAGCACTCACCGAAATTGTTGGCGATATTAGCCCACAAGAGGAGTACGACTATTTATGCGGGTTTGAACAAAGCCTGAGTAAAGACTTGCCTCTTATGCTTGATGTAGTGGATGTTGAAGACTGGCAAACCCTCTCGAAGTTTGCTCACAGATTGAAAAGTAGTGCCAGAATTGTTGGTGCTTATCATTTAAGCCAGAAGTGCGAAACGGTGGAACATATAGGGCGTCAAATTCCCGCAGAACCACTCATATTGTTAGATTGGGAAGAAATGAAACTCGCTATTGAAGAGCTCATTACCCATATAAGGAAGTATTTGGAAAATCATGACTCACTCCAGTGA
- a CDS encoding EAL and HDOD domain-containing protein, with amino-acid sequence MVKDVLTARQLVFNENHEIYACEFLCLDEGAEDTSSSVNVCPSKRFMTTKRLASVCESIAESERHLDVPIFINVDQTFLSETDDIYAVKPNIILEILASVEPTESNLKRIQQLRRKGFDFALSEYALDPSKASFFKYLKVIKVDVLNVTQSQLSKSLPILKKSKCLILAEKVESQTVYENCKALGFDLFQGDFLENPTIIGGKEISEKQNSSLQLVSEFSKNDIEVDKVAEIISLDPVLTTKILLLINCPLYQLVRDVNSVREAVVILGLDVVKQWAIVMSLMSVSTSPTELFRSLLARAKTLELIAFNNQDEEVSLDPLECFLVGLLSGVDAIFKVNMETLVGSLKLEAHLKQALLTHDNALGSLLINVIGIERFDSQTFERLSNQDICLYGRCQQDGALWADTVMKNL; translated from the coding sequence ATGGTGAAGGATGTGTTAACTGCAAGGCAGCTTGTATTTAACGAAAACCACGAAATCTATGCTTGTGAGTTCTTATGCTTAGATGAAGGGGCGGAAGATACCTCTTCAAGTGTAAATGTGTGCCCATCAAAAAGGTTTATGACCACAAAGCGATTAGCCAGTGTTTGTGAGAGTATCGCTGAAAGTGAACGGCATTTAGATGTACCTATTTTTATCAATGTCGATCAAACCTTCTTGAGTGAAACTGATGATATTTATGCGGTAAAACCAAACATAATTTTGGAGATATTGGCTTCGGTAGAGCCTACGGAATCAAACCTGAAACGTATTCAGCAATTGCGACGCAAAGGCTTTGATTTTGCGCTAAGCGAATATGCATTAGACCCATCTAAAGCTTCTTTTTTTAAATACCTTAAAGTAATAAAAGTTGATGTGCTTAACGTGACCCAGTCACAACTTAGTAAAAGCCTACCAATTTTAAAGAAGTCGAAGTGCTTAATACTGGCAGAAAAAGTGGAAAGCCAAACGGTATACGAAAATTGTAAAGCGCTAGGGTTTGACCTATTTCAAGGCGACTTCCTTGAAAACCCTACCATTATTGGTGGAAAAGAAATAAGCGAAAAACAAAACAGTAGTCTGCAGCTAGTATCTGAATTCAGTAAAAACGACATAGAGGTTGATAAGGTCGCAGAAATCATTTCATTAGATCCTGTGCTGACTACTAAAATTTTGCTGTTAATTAACTGCCCGCTTTATCAACTGGTTCGAGATGTAAACAGTGTACGGGAAGCCGTTGTTATCTTAGGGCTAGATGTTGTTAAGCAGTGGGCAATTGTTATGTCGCTAATGTCTGTTTCTACTAGCCCAACTGAATTATTCCGGTCATTGTTAGCGCGGGCAAAAACCCTCGAACTTATTGCGTTTAATAATCAGGATGAGGAGGTTTCGCTTGACCCCTTAGAATGTTTTCTAGTGGGATTGCTCTCAGGTGTAGATGCCATTTTTAAAGTGAACATGGAGACATTAGTCGGCAGTTTGAAACTAGAAGCCCATTTAAAACAAGCGTTACTAACACATGACAATGCGCTAGGTTCCTTGCTTATTAATGTGATTGGTATTGAGCGATTTGATAGCCAAACGTTCGAGCGCTTATCAAACCAAGATATTTGTCTTTATGGTCGTTGCCAACAAGACGGCGCGTTATGGGCAGATACCGTAATGAAAAATCTATGA
- a CDS encoding dihydrodipicolinate synthase family protein, producing the protein MFTGLCAFPLTPFHHEKIDFHAFEKLIGNLKQANVESICAMGSTGLYPYLSRDELVKVTESSVGIAGDTPVMVGIGSLRTYDVLKNAEAAQQAGAKALLLAPVSYHPLHDAEVFGLYEKVTAEISIPLCIYENPGVTQFSFSDELYRQVTQLPNVGAIKIPGMPFGDNNANGKIRLSSLRNIVPEHVAIGVSGDKFGALGMHAGCDLWLSVLGGLFPNTVRTMIASSQSTSPQAAIAQSERLTPLWDLFARNKGGMRVMATAAAILGYTEANCLPHPLQPLQGEDKQKLEAILTQLSLD; encoded by the coding sequence ATGTTCACCGGATTGTGTGCTTTTCCTCTTACGCCCTTTCACCATGAAAAAATTGATTTTCACGCTTTTGAAAAGTTGATTGGTAACCTGAAGCAGGCCAATGTTGAGTCGATTTGTGCAATGGGGTCTACAGGTTTATATCCCTATTTATCAAGGGATGAGCTAGTTAAGGTGACTGAATCGTCAGTAGGAATAGCTGGCGACACGCCGGTAATGGTAGGCATTGGCTCACTGCGTACCTATGATGTATTGAAGAACGCAGAAGCCGCGCAACAAGCGGGTGCGAAAGCGCTGCTGTTAGCACCGGTTTCTTATCACCCGCTACACGACGCTGAAGTATTTGGCCTGTACGAGAAGGTTACCGCTGAAATCTCAATTCCCTTATGTATTTATGAGAACCCTGGAGTGACCCAGTTTAGTTTCAGCGACGAGCTATATCGCCAAGTTACCCAGCTTCCCAACGTTGGCGCGATTAAAATCCCCGGAATGCCTTTTGGTGATAACAATGCTAACGGGAAAATACGGCTTTCTAGCCTGCGAAATATAGTGCCAGAGCATGTCGCCATTGGGGTAAGTGGTGATAAATTTGGTGCCTTGGGGATGCATGCGGGATGCGATTTATGGTTATCTGTGCTCGGAGGCTTATTCCCTAATACGGTGAGAACCATGATTGCATCGAGTCAATCAACATCGCCGCAAGCAGCAATAGCACAATCTGAACGCTTAACCCCGTTGTGGGATTTATTCGCCCGCAATAAAGGCGGTATGCGCGTAATGGCCACCGCGGCGGCAATACTGGGGTACACAGAAGCAAACTGCTTACCACATCCGTTACAGCCCCTTCAGGGCGAAGATAAACAGAAACTCGAAGCGATTTTAACGCAACTATCACTGGATTAA
- a CDS encoding MFS transporter, producing MNKDHFSPLLKYVVSAIIARTATGGAIVAIVLLARNLELDGKAAGILAACLTLPHLLGPVYGRWLDGVSQPKYLISAAALSYTGFFLLAIFSFEKHLAWLLAFSLLLSGVCSSFIMGGLGTQLPSLVSASNTSLRKAQSWDTITYGVGHTLGPFIIASLSALFSTKVAVSVLVLTPMLAGMLILTFPKKHVLPKSDASLDIGFKSVFYAFKDSSALVRTLVMTSGAAFSIAALPVLAVYLSEHWQHAEHHGAYLVTAYGVGNLSGALFLIFRPLSKEPLTLLKRSGSFLLVALLVTTLSPSFVLGAAGYWLCGVANAIFFTSSLAARTEFAPAHSAAQTYMWVAAAKVGAGAIGALVAGTLLIQGVTVSLVTSCATLALILIVCFAVFKVQK from the coding sequence TTGAACAAGGACCATTTCTCACCATTACTCAAATATGTTGTGTCTGCCATTATCGCGCGCACAGCAACAGGTGGTGCTATTGTTGCCATCGTATTGCTTGCTAGAAACCTTGAGCTTGATGGCAAAGCGGCAGGCATTTTGGCGGCGTGTTTAACGCTGCCCCACTTGTTAGGGCCAGTATACGGGCGTTGGTTAGATGGGGTTTCGCAGCCTAAGTATCTTATTAGCGCGGCGGCGCTGAGTTACACCGGCTTTTTTCTTTTGGCTATATTCAGTTTTGAGAAGCATTTGGCTTGGTTGTTGGCGTTTTCATTGTTGTTAAGTGGTGTTTGCAGTTCGTTTATAATGGGGGGATTAGGCACCCAGTTGCCAAGTTTAGTTAGTGCAAGCAATACATCCCTTAGAAAGGCGCAAAGCTGGGATACCATTACCTATGGGGTAGGGCACACGTTGGGGCCGTTTATTATTGCTTCCTTGTCGGCGCTGTTCTCGACAAAGGTGGCTGTCAGTGTGCTGGTGTTGACACCTATGTTAGCTGGCATGCTCATTTTAACTTTCCCTAAAAAGCATGTACTGCCGAAAAGTGATGCCTCATTAGATATAGGGTTTAAAAGCGTATTTTATGCGTTTAAAGACTCGAGCGCTTTGGTGCGTACGTTAGTGATGACATCGGGGGCGGCATTCAGTATTGCAGCCTTGCCTGTGTTGGCAGTTTATCTTAGCGAACATTGGCAGCACGCAGAGCATCATGGGGCTTATCTGGTCACGGCTTACGGGGTAGGAAATTTAAGTGGTGCGCTATTTCTCATCTTTAGGCCACTCTCGAAAGAGCCCCTAACATTGTTAAAGCGCTCAGGAAGCTTTTTGTTGGTTGCGTTACTGGTCACAACCCTAAGCCCTTCTTTCGTTCTTGGGGCGGCGGGCTACTGGTTATGTGGTGTTGCCAATGCCATTTTTTTTACTTCCAGCCTAGCGGCACGAACTGAGTTTGCCCCAGCGCACAGCGCGGCGCAAACGTACATGTGGGTTGCCGCGGCTAAGGTGGGAGCAGGCGCAATAGGTGCTTTAGTCGCTGGAACATTGTTAATACAAGGGGTAACCGTTTCGTTGGTAACATCTTGCGCTACCCTCGCACTCATTCTTATCGTGTGCTTTGCTGTATTCAAAGTACAAAAATAG
- a CDS encoding alpha/beta hydrolase family protein: MKTLSLLCTAALLAATPAYSAQTLYQDYPSDITPELSEKGAYQVGVKTLTVNYPKPVVTLQGQVVERALKLEVWYPTTDSGASTTYKNQTRSGNEFSIQADAIRDASVAKTQDSYPIVVLSHGYTGYRTIMYYLGEHLASHGYIVAGIDHTDSTNEDVDFADAPFAGFPSTLLNRSRDQVLTLQAVSEHALFSGVADTQNAGLIGYSMGGFGAVNTVGGCYNFGAEATASFTGVTDPAIISALQNALNTCAGGNADAKSVDTRWKAAMALAPWGGQHKVFSEDALGNIKVPMLYVAGDHDDISGYQGIQWLFENTGNKNSKLLTYKNARHNIAPHPAPKEAFGSEFDIGHYLEPAWRSETMNDINEHFALAMMECHVKGKADFCDYLDVEGDSGQVAVDGKVPEVWKGFDNRYALGLIMEGKSKK, from the coding sequence ATGAAAACGTTATCCCTATTATGTACCGCAGCATTATTAGCAGCCACACCGGCATATTCAGCGCAGACGCTTTATCAAGACTATCCTAGTGATATTACGCCTGAACTAAGTGAAAAAGGTGCCTACCAAGTGGGTGTTAAAACCTTAACCGTTAACTATCCTAAGCCCGTAGTTACCTTACAAGGGCAGGTTGTTGAACGCGCGTTGAAATTGGAAGTTTGGTATCCCACCACTGATAGCGGCGCGTCAACAACGTATAAAAACCAAACCCGCAGTGGTAACGAATTTAGCATTCAAGCTGATGCTATTCGCGACGCCAGTGTGGCTAAAACGCAAGACAGTTACCCTATTGTTGTGTTATCACACGGCTATACGGGTTATCGCACAATAATGTATTACCTTGGTGAGCACCTAGCGTCTCATGGTTATATTGTGGCAGGGATAGACCATACCGACTCTACAAACGAAGATGTAGATTTCGCCGATGCTCCTTTTGCAGGTTTCCCTAGTACCTTATTGAATCGTTCGCGAGATCAAGTGTTAACACTTCAAGCGGTGAGTGAGCATGCGCTGTTCAGCGGTGTTGCCGATACCCAAAACGCTGGGCTTATTGGCTATTCTATGGGTGGTTTTGGTGCGGTGAATACCGTTGGCGGTTGTTATAACTTTGGCGCTGAAGCTACCGCAAGCTTTACTGGCGTAACCGATCCGGCGATTATCAGTGCGTTACAAAATGCACTTAACACCTGTGCTGGTGGTAACGCCGACGCTAAAAGCGTAGATACGCGCTGGAAAGCGGCTATGGCGTTAGCGCCGTGGGGCGGTCAACACAAAGTGTTTTCAGAAGATGCACTCGGTAATATTAAAGTTCCAATGCTATACGTAGCCGGCGATCATGATGATATATCTGGTTACCAAGGTATACAGTGGTTATTTGAAAATACGGGTAACAAAAACAGTAAACTGCTTACGTATAAAAATGCCAGACACAATATTGCTCCACATCCCGCCCCTAAAGAAGCATTTGGTAGCGAGTTTGATATTGGCCACTACTTAGAACCTGCATGGCGCTCAGAAACTATGAATGACATTAATGAGCACTTTGCATTGGCAATGATGGAATGCCATGTGAAAGGAAAAGCTGATTTTTGTGACTATTTAGATGTTGAAGGCGATAGTGGGCAAGTTGCCGTAGACGGGAAAGTACCAGAAGTCTGGAAAGGCTTCGACAATCGCTATGCGTTAGGCTTAATAATGGAAGGTAAGTCTAAGAAATAG